The sequence ACTGTGTTTGTCAGTGAATGTAAGGTTGGTTCTTCGGTAAGTAATGTGACAGTGATGCTGtatgagagaaaaacatgttgaagTGCCTTCCAGTGAACAACATGAGATACTATAAGATCCCCTTATGATGGAGGAAACTGGCCCTTATGGTAGAAGATCATGAATCCTTTATGAAACTGACAATTAGGTGAATAAAGTCcccttaaaaacatgttgtagttgttgtagctgacattattccattcatagtactacagtactacagtactacagtactacagtactactcACTAGTTTGCTCAGTCACACCTCTTTAGattgttctgttgtctttgggTCAGAACCGTCTGTAACCTTCATCCTACAACAGTTTGTGAGGTCGGTCACATAATGAGGATTTTTGCAATTAAAACAGGTGTATggattaaatgttattaaggATTCATTACTAATGTAtgtaaactgtattttctgAGATGGTTTTATGTTTCAGCCTGTCCAGAGCTGTATAACATGCTAAACAATGTGTTAGATGGATAGTAGCTGCAGTTCAGTCGGCGTCCACACGGAGGAGCCAGAGATCTGCAGAGTTCATCAGTCTgactgtaaaacatcacagCCTGTAAACATTCTGCAGGCAGATGAACTCATTTAAAGTCCTGAACaacattcaaataataaaaactctTCAACAACAAGCAGAGATGCTGTtaagttgttaacagctccaccaaatagtgatttttccctctaaacttctcacatgctttcatttcaataaatgttcaaatgatccaatatttcagcaaaaatcaaagattagagaaaaagtccaaaaactgagaaCAGACTTGTGTATCAGAAGGCAAAGTAAGTTTATTTGTAAatcacatttcaacaacaaggtgagtcaaagtgttttacataaaacattaaagacaTTATGACACGATGCAAAAGCTGCAGTTGGAGGAAACTCTGCTCTCATTAGTGTGAAACTTTGTCGTTTAGGTAACTTTTATCTCCTGCACTCTTCAAAATAAAGTCCGTCTCTTATCTTGAATGTTTCACGGGGGGGTAAGAACCTCTTCCTCATCTGTTATTGAATAAAGCTTCAGGTAACAGCTGGAGGCAAACGTACCAAACTGAATTATGTTGTTAACTTTGCCAGTGAATGCAACATCAGTTCTTCAATAAGTAATGTCACAGTGATGATTGTTATTCAGGGTTTGTATGTCAGAAATCAGCCAGAAATGTAAAGAATGGAATCAGAAGATGCTGCTATAGATGCTCCTACCGGTCTGGACTGCTTCATTGaattctttataaatgttgtcaGATGAATAAACACAGATTCCCTGCATGTGGTTTTTGGTGagagattcatcctctgggtcTTTATCTTTGTTTAGACATTGTTGTGCTTCTTGCCAGACTTGTTTAAATGGATTAAGATGAATGTTCTTCCTTGACCTTCTTCTCCATGTCCTCAGTGCAGTCTTCATACATGTCATCAGCAGCTTCAGGAACCATGTTCAGTGGAAGTGAGCTGGAGGTCTGGGGGGCAGAAGAGGGAAGGaacaggtgatgttacacaaTAAAGgttttatgatttattcaaaCCAACTTATAGAAATTAAACGTATATAAACTGCAACAGTAAATACAGGTTGAAGGAAACTGCTGGGTCAAAAGGTTTGGTTAGACAACAGGACCTTAATGTTTCTACAGGACTCATGATCTCCTCTTTATACACatcatagacacacacacacacacacacatttatacatacagtaggaaAACTGAGTCctgtttttaaaacacaagtgtctgaatgtgtgtttaaatgtgtataaatgcaTGTCTGCACGTCAGTTGATGATTATTCACAAACGTAAGTGCCTGCGTCTCATATGGAGCATTTTATGGAGCTTACAACTCTGTCTAAGACTCTACTATGAAGGTCATTTATTTGGCCTTTGCAGCTGCAAACCAAATGATTTGACTGCcagaataaaacagcaaaacctTAATTTGAAAGACAGTTAGCATTATGATCCACAGCAGTCTGCACACACGAGCCTTTCACAGCAATAAGATCATTTGGAGCACACTAAGAAATGTGATTTGCATTTGTCAGTATCACCTTTTACAACACTTCATTCAACACGGTTATCTGTAATTTACATAGTGAAGTGCTGCTAAATACCCAGTAATTTAATCTAAACCATTGTTACAGTTCACTACTGTAATATAATGTTGATTACAGTAACTCACTGTTAGAacagttatattattatattattacattattattaacacCTTCTGGATTTGTATAGTTTACATTCAAAAGTAAAATACTGACATTCTCATTTACAGTGTATTACTGTAAATCTAGAAAATGCAATGCATTATGGGATCTCTTTTTAtaaactgtgttgtttttactgttaaaGACTAGTAAAAGTGAAAAGACTTGAGGACTTGTAGTCTGTGCCTGGTAGAAACACTCGATCCCAGCATTAGAGGTTTGATTTTAATATGGACCGTGACTCATCATCTGGTCATCATTGTACATACAGCACATTCCCCTCATGGGATCAGACCGATCAATAAGTATTTAGTCAAAGTATTTACTCTTCTAATATTTAACTGACTCATTATTGTTGATACAATATTATATTTGTTGGGACTTTATACATTTATAAGGAAGTGTTGAATGCAGAGTCATATTTAGCCCCGGAGCCGTTGCTACACGACAACTGGTCTTTATAACCAGGAACCATCATGCAGGGTTTTTATCAACCAGGTACAGTGGGTAACTGTCCTGAGGCCCCAGACCCACAGGGTCCCTAAAAGAAAAGAACCTGGCTGCAGACAAGATGGCGGACATCAACCAGCATTGTCATCTGTATACAGGAAGTCATGTGACATCAGTGGCGAAGTGTTCTACTTTGTCTTTGTTCTCATTAGACAGTGGTCGTACTGAACGTTCTGACTTTATGGAGTTTAAATGTATAAGATGaaatcatctgcatataattAGACATTTTCATGTTCATGATATTTAAATGAACCTTTCTAGAGATCCATGGCTCCATAGCTGCTACAAATATTACTGGTGAAACTGGGAAGTCCTGCCTTTAGCCACAGCTGAGAGGGAAATATGAGGGACAGATGTTATTGATGTGGAATATAATATaagtttttttccattttcacacTTTCTTCATGATTATTTCTCACAGTTACAAGCTGGAACTTGtatataaatcattttaaaaacaccttAAAGCAGCTCTAAtgtgtatttatagttttcCTTGTTGAGGTGAGAAAGTATGATTGTAGTTTTGATGGAAATCTGTTGCCCAGTCTTCAAGAAAGTCATGAAAAAATTACCAAAATTGAAAGACATCAACATTTTTGGGGTGAAATTCCCCTCAAATCTGTTACCCACTGATACAATTTACCTTAAACGTCACACTGCTTCTTCTCAGTCATCAGTCAGTCGAATataaacactcacacatcaCACTCACCTCACTACAGTCAGCTGAATCCACCGACGGCCGAGTCAGGAGCCATCATCTGTCATAGATACGTCCATAAATCTGATTGGAAAGCAAATAAAAAGACACCattctcattttaaacatttcaatcaaatcataaatgtattttaatgtggaaCAGTTCTGTATATGAGGAGGAAGATGGTGAATGCATGCTGGAGTGTCTGCTTTCTTCATGGCTGCAGGTGTGTTTGAAACTGATAAAATAACAAAGTTCAACTTTTATTAATTGAAACAAAGTTTTAAAACTGTTAATTTCTGTGAATCAAGTTATggcatcttcttctttttacaaACAGGTATTAACTGTGAACTGGGACAGTTCTTTAGACTACATTACTGGGAATTCTGCAGCTCTTCGCTATGTAAATTACAGCAAAGGATAACCGTGTTATCTGAACTATTATAAAAGGTGATACTGACAAATGCAAATCACATTTTCTACTATGCTTCAAATGATCTTATTGCTTTGAAAGGCCCGTCTTACTTAGAATCCAAATGagtctttgtgtgtgcagaTAATTCAAATTAAGAcggttttactgttttattctgtcaGTCAAATCATTTGGTTTGCAGCTGCAAAGGCCAAGTAAATGATCTTTATAGTAGAGTCTTAGACAGAGTTGTAAGCTCCATAAATGTTACCAGAAATCCTCTCTGACTctgtctgatgtgttttggaGGACAAAGTGTTGATGAATGTTCATCTGTAAAAGAGTCAGTAACACAACGGTTTGTGGGTTTGAGCTTTCAGACACCTGAACAACGTGTCAGTCTTTCACATTCACTAAGAAATACTGGAAGAAGTCAGCGAGAGAAAAGTGTGCCAGGAGTTTATCCTTGTGAATGAGAACAGGAAGCATTTGTTTGCTTCTTTGACGTGAGGAGAGAAAGGACAGTAAGGAAGGATGGATGAAGGGAGTtaaacagagagatgaagaaatgttCTTTATATTAAAAGTTTGATTGTCTTTCATCTCAAAAGGTAAACATGAAGTATGGATACATGAAGGTAGGAAGTTTTAAAAAGAGGATTACAGCAGACATGTTCTGTAGTTTGAGTGACAGTGTGAGAAAGTAGAAGTCTGTCTAATCTCAGATATAACCAGTACTCATAATAAAGATAACTACACACTAGACTTACATAACAAGATAACACATATATGGACTGTTTGACTTATAAAATAACGTTTCATATTCTTTGATACATCTGTATGTTTGTTATTGAAGTTACAAATGAAACATTATCTATTGAAACTGACAGAATAATTTACCATAGATCTGTCACTCCTatactcttcttctctctctatatatatatacatatatatgtatatatatatgtatatatatgcattttcttttgcatgtttAGTAGAATTCTGGCAGAATTTAACATGATGACCAACTTTCTGTGTTGGTTACTGTCGTCTCTAAATgttgaaatacagaaaatgagaTTCAACCAATGATAGAAACTAAACGTtcatccttgtgtgtgtgtgtcctgcgaCGAGGTGTGGCTTctgcaaggtgtgtgtgtgtgtgtgtgtgtgatgtgtataAAAAGGTGATCATGAGTCCTGTAGAAACATTAAGGACCTGTTGTCCAACCAAACCTTTTGACTCAGCGCTTCACTTACTGCTCAACTTCACATCAGACTGGTGAGTTGAtcttccatcatcatcatcatcatcatcatcatcatcatgctaTTTTTAATGTTAGGTTTGTAGCAAAGTTTTCTATGTATGTGTAATACAGCAGGCAGCAGACTGCAGGCTGTTGTACATGTCAGACTTCTTCATGtgtgcatgttaacattgtAGAGCTGCAGAGATGAAGGCTCACCTGCTGATCTTTGCTGCAGTACTTCTGGTCCCTTGCTGGACGAAGCCTGCTCGTCACTGGAAGGTGAGAACCATATTCTGAGAAAAAGATCAAGTTATACATTGAGGGACATTTACATTCACTTCTTTACTTGTTTGACTCCATGGAGTCGGGTTGATTCTTGGCTCAGTACCAGTAATATTCCAAACATGGGTCTGTAATAAAGAGCATGTAGACAGTGTGTGAATCCAGACGTGTTTTTAAGAAAGAGACTGATTGGTCCATCAGGCCCTCACAGCTGTGAGGTAAAATAGTGTTTATCCAACCTTTTATCCACCACTGCACTGCCGGTTAATGAGTGAAGCTACATGTAGATGAACTTTCTTGTGTATTAAACAGAGACTGTGATCTTTCTCTGACCTGAACTAAGAGCTGCCAGAGTCTGAACACAAGCAGACGACTGTTTCATACTGCTGGAGTTACTACCAGCAGATATTAGACTGAAGATCAAACTAATGAAACACGTCAGTCAACGTTTCTCatcatgttgacagaaaacatcattcagACTGCATTACGTTTCCTTCAACCTGGATTTactgttgtagtttatataagTGTCATTTCTAGAAGTTGGtttgaataaatcataaaaGCTTTGttgtgtaacatcacctgttCCTTCCCTCTTCTACCCCCCAGCGCGGTGCCTCTGCCTCCAAGGCCGGTGCCTCTGCCTCCCAGCCCTCCGGCCCATTTCCACTGGACATGGTTCTTAATGCTGTTGATGACATGTACTTTGGCTGCACCAAGGAGATGGAGAAGAAGGTCAAGGAAGAATATTTCAACAAAGAGAATGTGGGAAAAGTTGCAGAAGCCTgggaagatgaacaagtaaaacAATGTGTAGATGATGGTAAAAAGCAGGGAAATAATGTTCTCTCTGAAGACCACATCCAGGCAATCTGTGTTTATACATCCACCTACATTTATGATCAATTCAATACAGCAGTCCGGACCAGTAAGAACATCTATAGCAGCTCCTTCCAACTCCATTCTTTACATTTCTGGCTGACTACTGCCATACAAACCCTGAATAAGAATTATGAGTGTCAGACTACTTATCGAAGAACCACAGCTGTGTTCACTGGCAAAGTTAACGACATAATTCGGTTTGGTACGTTTGCCTCCAGCTCTTTCAGAACAGATCTTACAGACTTTGGTAGCGAGACCTGCTTTCAAATTAAGACCTGTTCAGGAGCTTACGTGAAGCCTTATTCAGTGTTTCCAAAGCAGGAAGAGGTTCTTATCCCCCCCTATGAAACATTCAAGATAACCAAAACTGTTGAAGGTCGGGGTCAATTTAAAGATCTGAGTGATTGTAACAGGGTCTTTATTTTGGAGAGTGCAGGAGGTAAGAGTGAGCTAAACTGCAAGGCTGCAGGCTTAAAAGAGAGCAAACCTTACTCCTACCCCTTGACGAAGAAAATGCCATAAAATGAGTTTTGTTCTGCAAACttcataaattaataaataaatctataaatcaCTGATTGGTTACTGTCTCTACTTTTTGCACAGACAGGTGACTGTTGCAAATGTTTCAGAATAATGAGGTTGATATAAAAGCTTTGCAGTGATAAACAGACAACTGAAGAGTTTAATAAGTTATTTTGCTATTTACCTCTGATGGGACGACGGCACGCAGatgtgtttggttttatttgatctctgtctctgaaacacaaaggagGCAAATAAACTTTCATCTGAGctgaaaaatatatccaaaaaaACTGTAATCCACAAAACTGAAGACGACTCCAAACACATTCAGCTCAACAACTTGTGTCCCATGTGTCGTTTCACTGGTTTCCTCATGCTGGAATATCTGGAATATTAACTATATTAACTGATCTGTTACGAAAAGTACCTGCTGAAGATTTGCATATGCAAAGGCCCAtctcatcagtgtgtgtgtgtgtgtgtgtgtgtgtgtgtgtgtgtgtgtgtgtgtgggtgtgtgtgtgtgtgggtgtgtgtgtgtgtgtgtgtgtgtgtgtgtgtgtgtgtgtgtgtgggtgtgtgtgtgagtgtgtgtgtgtgtgtgtgtgtgtgtgtgtgggtgtgtgtgttaaccGTGAGTCCTGAGCTGGTTTAACAGAGATACACTCTGACTGAGGTTTGGATCTAACTAGTACTCATCAGTTGCGTGAAGCTGTCTAGTTCTTGACTACTTTAAGGACTAATTTGCTGTGAATTCTGAGAAAATTTAGACTTTTTGTTTCtaaactgaaaacatgtctgAGAGAAACTGTGTGGAACCGCTCAGCTCTGTTCACTACAGTAGAAAATATTGTCTGTTACAAGGACACAGAGCTGAGAAAACTCAGCAGTATATTCCTCTTAAAACTCTCTCTTGTTGCTTTCTCCACAACGTTGTTAACAAACCAGCAGTTATGAACCATGTTtagttcttgttttgtcctttgGTGCTGCAGGTCAGGAGGTGTCACTAAttactactgtagaaacatggtcTCAGTTCTGAGGTAGTCTGGAGGTCAGCTGGTAAACTTTTAATGCTTCAAATACGTCATTCTTCATGTTTGTGAAACTTTCTAACTTGCATTTAACTAATTAAGACTAAACACTACAGATACTGATACTctgatactttactgcagtaaaagtacaaatacaataatgtaaaaatactccattaaaactaaaagtacataagtattatgagcttgatgtaccgagtacaatatttccctctgaaatgtagtggagtggaagtataaagtagcatcacatggaaatactcaagtaaagtacaagtacctcaaaactgtacttatatacagtacttgagtaaatgtacttagttactttccaccaccaTATATTCTAGTTTAGAGCTGcaagtaacaattatttttattatctataaactgtctttaaatgtctttgtcGGAGCAACAGtacaaaacccaaatatattcagtttactgtcgtttgtgacacattttagaagctgaaatAAGCaaaatttttgtcattttcactttaaaaaatcactaaaaatgattatttgatgaTTGCAGATTAGTTTTCTGTTGACTCTGTTctagttttaaatatttttaacagttttctttgtgtctgttcTTGTGACTCTTTTATTGACCTGCAGGATCAATAAAGTTGATCTTATCTTAGAAGCAGGAAGGTTTTAACTCTGTATTGTTTGTAAAGTTTATCTGTGCTGGAGGACAAACAGGCTCTGATTTGACcttaataaacataataattaaGGAATATACAACATGTACGCATACAATTAAATACTGAAACTCTCAAAACTAGATTTCAGtggtttttcactattttctgattaattgataaaatcaTAGTAATACtacattatataatattattggatatttcatttttatgtttaatagtttgattgtttaatttcatgttaccaaaaacatttaaaccGGTTTAAACTGAACTTTAAAAGGCTGGTAAAGAAGCACCTTCCAGCCAACACTCAGGGATTATAACCGTGCAGCGCCCCCTGCTGCCTGATGGACAACATTACAGGATCATTTCATTTAACACTTAAATACATCTGATCTGatcaatttcatttttaatcaagtAACTGAGAACATAACCATAACTAACTATGATAACTATCGATCATTTGATTGAGTCCAGCGGTTGTTTATTGATTGATGAGTCCTTGTTgtcttgtgtctgtgtttttaatgttatattaacagttttgtgttatttattgtaattatttcattcatttgttgaattgtctgttgattttcatgtttttttgtgtcctgaacatttaaaatcataCGATGATTAAATATCGTTTGTCatgtaaagaaagagaaaatcacCTTCATTCATATACTGATCATATAtcaataatccaataataaataaacacttttaattGGAGTTATTGATGGTTCTCCTGCTGCATATTTACTGATGAACTTTTAGTGTCACTTTAACTAGTTAGTAatgtagaattttcttttgtaactttGTCTTGTTATGCGTCGTGTCAGCTCAGCTAACATCattgaacataaatgaaatagGCTAATTTATCCTAAATGTAAACCAGAGTCacttctgttgtcatttttaaatagtCATAGACAAAGGTGagcattcatatttaagatgtgTAACATCTGGGTCCgggtatcatcggataattcgtaattcatttgtaattcaaaaaccaaaaaacggtaaatctgttatttgtttcaaaacaaacaaaaaccgtttttggtgtcagaatcaaataacaaaaaaccaatcaaacccggtctgttgttggtttttcctgattcgttttatcgttattcctCTTTGGATTGAATATCCAGCAGGTCTGCGGACATTCAGCCAAGTCGTTTTTgagtttgaaaccaaaaacggaagtcacatgttgtttttttccttttttcattttaaaccaagaacgaaatcacgtgatctattcttttttttttttttttttcccaacgaaaatccagaaaaccaaattcaaaagatCGTGCAAatttggtttagaaatcaagtatttttgtcagttttgtacgatagcggaagcggctacattagcctacccatgatcctcagcaaccgttgctatggtgaagacgccagcGACAGCCTTAACATATAGtcagtataacattatgtaGTACTGCAGATTATTGGTTATGATCGGGATCAACGCACTTTACTGAACATTgaactgtaaagaaaataatgtgtgttaTGGACAAAGAAACGGagtgtatgaaatataagaAAGGTGAAgagagaataaattaaacataaataattaataaataattacatcatGTAACAGTAGAGGTTGAATAAAGTgcacaatctaaagtccagtttgatgaaaattACGAAAGTTGGTTTCAAACGCAAAAACGAATTAGCTTGATGTCCGCAGACCTGTTTGATATTCAGTCCAAAAAGGAAAAACGATAAAACGAATCGGGAAAAACCAAAAAcacgtttttttgtttgtttgttttgaaacaaataacagatttaccgtttttttttggtttttaaattacaaatgatttacgaattatccgatgatacccGGACCCATCTGTCTGCCTTATGGTAAAGTCTTAACGACCAACTTCATgtttattagcatgctaatcgcTAATCGTGAATTAAGCTAATCGCTAATTAGCCACCATGCTAGACGGACTTTAGCAAGAATATGTACAAGTATCTGTGTCCAGAATGTAAACTCACATAGTTTATGCTGTTTTAAGCTAAATGTCAAAGGAATACGTTGCTTTAGACGTCATAGTTTTACTCCTCATGTCAGGGAgttatgtgtgttttgcatttaatataagCTAGAATGAACTATAGTtattattgtgcatttaaattaGACCACAGtaatattactatttattattaaGCTTAAGTAGCTTAAGTATCAGCTTTTTGCTGATACAAAACTTCCTGGACAACTTTAGGTATTTAATTTCCCAGTTAAAGACAATTAAAGGTCTCCTTCatattaaactaaactaaaagagACACCTTTTAAAAAAGAGTTGAAGAGTTTAGGTTGTACTAGTCCATGGACTCAGAAATGACTCTTTACTGATACTGATTTGTTACCAGGGTTCAATTTgttatgcatatatatatactatccATTTCATTTAATGGAAGTGTTTCATGTCTATAAGATGTGTGAGGAAGTAGATAAAGATACTCAGTGATTATCTGAAGTATAATAAGGATAACTATGATCCAGTCCAGCAGttcatacaaataactggatgtaAGAAGTAAACTGCTGCCAGACcctaaataaattctgctgAGATTAAAACACAGATTAGCTCGTTAGCCTTCataaactacatttcccatcagcCACTGGTGCACTAGAGGCCTCATGGGATCTCAAACTTCAAGATTAACTTCCACCTCAACgtgtttccagatgttttgatgaatgattcgtctttt is a genomic window of Thunnus albacares chromosome 23, fThuAlb1.1, whole genome shotgun sequence containing:
- the LOC122975637 gene encoding T-cell ecto-ADP-ribosyltransferase 1-like; its protein translation is HHLFLPSSTPQRGASASKAGASASQPSGPFPLDMVLNAVDDMYFGCTKEMEKKVKEEYFNKENVGKVAEAWEDEQVKQCVDDGKKQGNNVLSEDHIQAICVYTSTYIYDQFNTAVRTSKNIYSSSFQLHSLHFWLTTAIQTLNKNYECQTTYRRTTAVFTGKVNDIIRFGTFASSSFRTDLTDFGSETCFQIKTCSGAYVKPYSVFPKQEEVLIPPYETFKITKTVEGRGQFKDLSDCNRVFILESAGGKSELNCKAAGLKESKPYSYPLTKKMP